One genomic window of Clostridia bacterium includes the following:
- the mscL gene encoding large-conductance mechanosensitive channel protein MscL, whose protein sequence is MFKEFKEFIMRGNVMDMAVGVMVGAAFQKIVSSLVDDIITPLLSPITGGISFKDLGVVISPAVMDGEEIIKPEVVFAYGSFIQSIIDFILVALCIFLIVKAINKLRDRVDGEKRAAAEAAAKAAAEAEAAKLTRDQELLTEIRDLLKKES, encoded by the coding sequence GTGTTTAAGGAATTCAAAGAATTCATTATGCGAGGCAACGTAATGGATATGGCAGTCGGCGTTATGGTCGGCGCTGCTTTCCAGAAGATAGTTTCTTCGCTCGTAGATGATATTATTACTCCGCTTTTGAGCCCCATTACGGGCGGTATTTCGTTTAAGGATCTCGGCGTGGTGATAAGCCCTGCCGTTATGGACGGCGAAGAGATAATAAAGCCTGAGGTCGTTTTCGCCTACGGCTCGTTTATTCAGTCTATTATAGACTTTATACTCGTGGCGCTGTGCATATTCCTTATCGTCAAGGCTATAAATAAGCTTAGAGACCGTGTAGACGGCGAAAAGAGAGCTGCTGCGGAAGCTGCCGCAAAGGCTGCCGCAGAGGCAGAGGCTGCAAAGCTTACGCGCGATCAGG